A window of Cryptomeria japonica chromosome 3, Sugi_1.0, whole genome shotgun sequence contains these coding sequences:
- the LOC131874020 gene encoding pectinesterase/pectinesterase inhibitor U1-like, whose product MASYRSGLLCAIMFLAIHGGWAQTSDTISNACSNALYTHFCVSSLSKTSGALEADLTQLSVIAVRLSSEVAKPVSRFIEKLKKLNPNVSALEDWSDLLKDTREQLHDSQSKLKQLSNVNFMEYVEDVLTRLSGVETNQDTCLSGLKESNVPATLVSSVKDNTDNLTMLISDALAVVSTLRQQGHI is encoded by the coding sequence ATGGCGTCCTACAGAAGTGGTCTCTTGTGTGCAATCATGTTTTTAGCAATTCATGGAGGCTGGGCTCAGACTTCCGATACAATTAGTAATGCCTGCAGTAATGCCTTATATACACACTTTTGCGTTTCATCATTGTCCAAAACTTCTGGGGCTTTGGAGGCAGATTTAACCCAGCTTTCTGTTATTGCAGTCCGTTTGTCTAGTGAAGTAGCGAAACCTGTTTCTAGGTTTATAGAAAAGCTCAAAAAACTCAATCCCAATGTCTCGGCTCTTGAAGACTGGTCAGATCTGTTGAAGGATACAAGGGAACAGCTTCATGATTCACAGTCAAAACTAAAGCAATTGTCTAATGTCAATTTCATGGAATATGTAGAAGATGTGCTCACAAGGCTGAGTGGTGTGGAGACTAATCAGGATACATGTTTGAGTGGGTTGAAAGAAAGCAATGTTCCTGCAACCTTGGTTTCCAGTGTAAAAGATAATACAGATAATCTGACCATGTTGATTAGTGATGCTCTAGCTGTTGTTAGTACTCTTCGGCAACAGGGACACATTTGA